In one window of Erwinia tasmaniensis Et1/99 DNA:
- a CDS encoding LysR family transcriptional regulator — protein MAKDRALTLEALRVMDAIDRRGSFAAAADELGRVPSALSYTMQKLEEELDVVLFDRSGHRTKFTNVGRMLLERGRVLLEAADKLTTDAEALARGWETHLTIATEALVSTERLYPLVEKLAGKANTQLSLVKEVLAGAWERLEQGRADIVIAPDLHFRASSEINTRKLFSQISVYVASPDHPIHQEPEPLSETTRVKYRGIAVADTARERPVLTVTLLDKQQRLTVSTIEDKHRALLAGLGVGTMPYTMVEKDVAEGRLRVVSPEYKLEVDIIMAWRRDSMGEAKAWCLREIPKLLAQRQN, from the coding sequence ATGGCTAAAGATCGTGCTCTGACGCTGGAAGCGCTGCGCGTCATGGATGCTATCGATCGTCGCGGCAGCTTTGCGGCGGCGGCAGATGAACTCGGCAGGGTGCCCTCCGCGCTCAGTTATACTATGCAGAAGCTGGAGGAGGAGTTGGACGTCGTACTGTTCGACCGCTCCGGTCACCGCACCAAATTTACTAACGTCGGGCGCATGCTGCTGGAACGTGGCCGCGTCTTGCTGGAAGCGGCGGATAAGCTTACCACTGACGCCGAAGCGCTGGCACGCGGTTGGGAAACCCATCTGACTATCGCCACTGAAGCGCTGGTGTCAACCGAACGGCTGTATCCGCTGGTAGAAAAACTGGCCGGTAAGGCGAATACCCAACTCTCGCTGGTGAAAGAGGTGCTGGCCGGCGCGTGGGAGCGGCTTGAGCAGGGGCGTGCCGATATCGTTATCGCCCCGGATTTGCACTTCCGTGCTTCGTCGGAAATCAATACCCGTAAGCTTTTTAGCCAGATAAGCGTCTATGTTGCCAGCCCGGATCACCCCATTCATCAGGAGCCTGAACCGCTTTCTGAAACGACGCGCGTTAAATATCGTGGTATTGCCGTTGCGGATACCGCGCGCGAGCGGCCGGTATTGACGGTGACGCTGCTCGATAAGCAACAGCGCCTGACGGTCAGCACAATCGAAGATAAACACCGCGCTTTACTGGCCGGGCTAGGTGTGGGAACCATGCCCTATACGATGGTGGAGAAAGATGTTGCCGAAGGGCGTCTTCGCGTAGTCAGCCCCGAATACAAGCTTGAAGTGGATATTATTATGGCGTGGCGGCGCGACAGTATGGGAGAGGCTAAGGCCTGGTGCCTGCGAGAGATCCCTAAACTGCTTGCCCAACGCCAGAATTAA
- a CDS encoding pirin family protein gives MIDRRTAQQCGKADYGWLQARYTFSFGHYFDPELLGYASLRVLNQEVFAPGGALQPRTYPKVDVLNLILQGAAEYRDSEGRYVQAQAGEAILLATQPGVSYSEHNLSQEHALTRMQLWLDACPQQENAPVQRLKLADCQRYRLIASPDGSDDSLQLRQQVWIHQVILQPGEDYSLPLNGSRAYLQSIHGSLTATTPSQQQAILSCGDGAFLRDEQRITLTATSPVRALMIDLPV, from the coding sequence ATGATTGACCGTCGAACCGCTCAACAGTGTGGCAAAGCCGACTACGGCTGGCTACAGGCGCGCTATACCTTCTCCTTCGGTCACTATTTTGATCCTGAGCTGCTGGGTTATGCGTCCTTACGCGTACTGAATCAGGAGGTCTTTGCACCGGGCGGCGCTTTGCAACCGCGAACTTACCCTAAGGTCGACGTGCTCAACCTGATTTTGCAGGGGGCGGCAGAGTATCGCGATAGCGAAGGTCGCTATGTGCAGGCGCAGGCTGGCGAAGCCATACTGCTGGCCACGCAGCCCGGCGTAAGCTATTCAGAACATAACCTCAGCCAGGAACACGCCCTGACACGCATGCAGCTGTGGCTGGACGCCTGCCCGCAGCAGGAGAATGCGCCGGTACAGCGGCTGAAGTTAGCAGACTGCCAGCGCTACCGTCTGATTGCCTCGCCTGACGGCAGTGACGACAGCCTGCAACTGCGCCAGCAGGTGTGGATACATCAGGTGATTTTGCAGCCGGGTGAGGATTACAGTCTGCCGCTCAACGGATCGCGCGCCTATCTGCAATCCATTCATGGCTCCCTGACCGCGACCACGCCGTCGCAGCAGCAGGCCATTCTGAGCTGCGGCGATGGCGCGTTTCTGCGCGATGAGCAGCGTATCACCCTGACGGCGACATCGCCCGTAAGAGCATTGATGATTGACTTACCGGTGTAG